A region from the Benincasa hispida cultivar B227 chromosome 12, ASM972705v1, whole genome shotgun sequence genome encodes:
- the LOC120092814 gene encoding cytochrome c oxidase-assembly factor COX23, mitochondrial, which translates to MASTSRDPAPPYASAARISDSPCYPQYSASLKCLEEHNSEKSKCREHFDVYKECKKKEREARLERNRNRSFFS; encoded by the exons ATGGCTTCAACTTCTAGGGATCCGGCTCCGCCGTACGCCAGTGCTGCTAGAATTTCCGATTCTCCTTGTTATCCTCAGTACAGCGCTTCCCTGAAAT GTCTTGAAGAACATAACTCAGAGAAGAGCAAATGTCGAGAACATTTTGATGTTTACAAGGAATGCAAGAAGAAAGag CGGGAAGCTCGATTGGAACGCAACAGGAACCGGTCTTTCTTCTCATGA